The following proteins come from a genomic window of Gemmatimonadota bacterium:
- a CDS encoding rhomboid family intramembrane serine protease: protein MSTALQDRITPWVGRLIAINAVVLLLQQTLFPSEVLLDLVTFDPARALARPWTFVTYMFVHGGLFHLVGNSIALFVFGPPVERRLGSTAFLFFYLYCGLGAAITSLLLWTVAPSFIYPFIGASGAVLGVAFAFAKFHPDAKLYVFPLPMPIKARTLVAIMAGLDLFGALMGSDGVAHVAHLGGLLCGWLFFVIQGGGKSFEPPHIAPPRTRVPVAAPAAEIGTGGTAPRRERLAERAPSAPVRDPVMDERMEMDRLLDKISAAGIDALSADERRFLDEAAKRRRGELH, encoded by the coding sequence ATGAGCACTGCCCTGCAAGACCGCATCACCCCCTGGGTTGGTCGCCTGATCGCGATCAACGCCGTGGTGTTGCTGTTGCAGCAGACGCTCTTTCCGTCGGAGGTCCTGCTCGACCTGGTGACCTTCGATCCGGCGCGGGCCTTGGCGCGGCCGTGGACCTTCGTCACCTACATGTTCGTGCATGGCGGGCTCTTCCACCTGGTCGGCAATTCGATTGCCCTCTTCGTCTTCGGCCCACCGGTCGAGCGGCGCCTCGGCAGCACCGCCTTCCTCTTCTTCTATCTCTATTGCGGCCTCGGCGCGGCGATCACCTCGCTGCTGCTCTGGACCGTCGCGCCGTCGTTCATCTACCCCTTCATCGGCGCGTCGGGCGCGGTGCTCGGCGTGGCGTTCGCGTTCGCGAAGTTCCATCCCGATGCCAAGCTCTATGTCTTCCCACTGCCGATGCCGATCAAGGCGCGGACGCTGGTGGCGATCATGGCAGGGCTCGACCTGTTCGGCGCGCTGATGGGGAGCGACGGCGTGGCGCATGTGGCCCACCTCGGCGGACTGCTCTGCGGTTGGCTCTTCTTCGTGATTCAGGGCGGCGGGAAGTCCTTCGAGCCACCGCACATCGCGCCGCCGCGGACGCGCGTCCCGGTCGCTGCGCCGGCCGCCGAAATCGGCACCGGCGGGACGGCGCCGCGGCGCGAGCGATTGGCGGAGCGGGCGCCGAGTGCGCCGGTGCGCGATCCGGTGATGGATGAGCGGATGGAAATGGATCGACTGCTCGACAAGATCAGCGCGGCCGGCATCGATGCGCTCAGTGCCGACGAGCGTCGCTTCCTCGACGAGGCGGCGAAGCGGCGCCGCGGCGAACTGCACTAG
- a CDS encoding PAS domain S-box protein, whose product MTSQGQSALIDAIHDIDDIVAVADATGVVVYANRQAIDLLRLVPGVTTLWDAVPASMAARLRDVVRGTIAEQSTVEFTERIGVRNDWFDLRFQARGERVVMIGREANARVIRDQLTEFESRLTRTGDRSVTAEELLARATAEFRSMAGWDVGESWMLMGGREWKFIASVTSGRPGLAEFQAAMREQRFEMDFGLPGLAARTRHPVYLDALTPEHGFVRDNLAAAAGLVAGLAVPLLSNGSTIAILVFLHGESFGDDPSRGLVEAFLPRLAELIGHARELEMADHLFELSLDGLVVAGTDTYFRRVNPAFCEMLGRTEHELLSVPWDHWIHPDDLAATEVQNQRLTRGLRTVSPFANRYRHADGGWRWLEWAVFPDAAHDLIYGTVRDVTEKRRTTEIESLHRDALEHLARRAPLAEILTDLVRSAEILVPEAVGSILLVRDGRLYGGAAPNLPAAYIKALEGQAIGPTAGTCGSAAWRDAVVITTDIQHDPLWDEWRGLAAQHGLVACWSVPFHTADGAVAGTVAIYPDSTRPPTTIQLAMMETIARLASVAVEHRRVDEELRLLQAAIENLNDMVMITEAGPMDEPGSRIRFVNRAFERVTGWLRSDVIGRSPRFLHGDVTDRATLDRVRTALAQWQPVREELQNVRRDGTPFWVEMDIAPVADATGSFTHWVAVNRDITERRNLEEQLRESQKMEAVGRLAGGIAHDFNNMLTAISGFAELLALDLQDATAEAKSHLREIVRAATRSAELTRKLLAFSRKQLLQPRTIDLSDAVRELSTLLGRIVGESIHQRLRLADEQVCVTVDPGQLEQVLLNLVVNAKDAMPTGGSLQIETAEVVLTDDFAASHVGIPPGTYGMLAVTDTGVGIDPAVRARIFEPFFTTKAEHGGTGLGLSTVIGIVTQSGGHVVVESELGSGTTMTVYFPLVEAPPTPQEPDAPPTAETGSGTILLVEDEELLRSLVTRIFTRAGFTVLSAPDGEQALEIAAQHTGPLDLLLTDVVLPGINGRVVAEGVHALRPDTLVLFMSGYTEDAIVHDGVLGGDINFLEKPFSRQELLTKVMAMLGAR is encoded by the coding sequence ATGACCAGCCAGGGGCAGTCAGCCCTCATCGACGCGATTCACGACATCGACGACATCGTCGCTGTCGCGGACGCGACGGGCGTGGTCGTGTACGCCAACCGACAGGCGATCGACCTGCTGCGACTCGTCCCCGGGGTCACGACGCTGTGGGACGCCGTGCCCGCGTCGATGGCGGCGCGCCTGCGCGACGTGGTCCGAGGCACGATCGCCGAACAATCGACCGTCGAGTTCACCGAGCGCATCGGCGTCCGGAATGACTGGTTCGACCTCCGTTTTCAGGCCCGCGGCGAGCGGGTGGTGATGATCGGCCGGGAAGCCAACGCCCGGGTGATTCGCGACCAGCTCACCGAATTCGAATCGCGTCTGACACGAACGGGCGACCGGAGCGTTACCGCCGAGGAGCTCCTCGCGCGCGCGACTGCCGAATTCCGCTCCATGGCGGGCTGGGATGTCGGCGAGTCGTGGATGCTCATGGGCGGGCGCGAATGGAAGTTTATTGCGTCGGTGACGAGCGGTCGTCCGGGTTTGGCCGAGTTCCAGGCGGCGATGCGCGAGCAGCGATTCGAAATGGACTTCGGCTTGCCCGGCTTGGCCGCACGGACGCGGCATCCGGTCTACCTCGATGCGCTGACCCCGGAACATGGCTTCGTTCGCGACAACCTCGCGGCGGCGGCCGGGCTTGTTGCGGGACTGGCGGTTCCCCTCCTCAGCAACGGCAGCACCATCGCCATCCTCGTCTTCCTCCATGGCGAGTCGTTCGGCGATGATCCGTCGCGCGGACTGGTCGAGGCCTTTCTGCCACGACTCGCGGAGCTGATCGGGCATGCCCGTGAGCTCGAGATGGCCGACCACCTTTTCGAACTCTCGCTCGACGGACTCGTCGTGGCGGGCACCGACACCTACTTCCGACGCGTGAATCCGGCGTTCTGCGAGATGCTCGGTCGCACCGAGCACGAGCTGCTGAGCGTGCCGTGGGATCACTGGATTCATCCTGATGATCTGGCCGCCACAGAGGTCCAGAACCAGCGGCTGACACGTGGCCTGCGGACTGTCAGTCCCTTCGCGAATCGCTATCGCCACGCCGATGGTGGCTGGCGATGGCTCGAGTGGGCGGTCTTTCCCGATGCCGCCCACGACCTCATCTACGGCACCGTCCGCGATGTGACCGAGAAGCGCCGGACCACCGAGATCGAGTCGTTGCATCGGGACGCCCTCGAGCATCTGGCCCGCCGTGCGCCGCTCGCCGAGATCCTGACCGACCTGGTTCGGTCCGCCGAAATCCTCGTCCCCGAGGCGGTCGGTTCGATCCTGTTGGTGCGCGACGGCCGCTTGTACGGGGGCGCGGCACCCAATCTCCCGGCTGCGTACATCAAAGCGCTGGAAGGGCAGGCGATCGGCCCCACTGCCGGCACCTGTGGCTCCGCCGCCTGGCGCGACGCCGTGGTCATCACCACCGACATCCAGCACGACCCGCTCTGGGACGAGTGGCGCGGACTGGCGGCCCAGCACGGCCTTGTGGCCTGCTGGTCGGTCCCGTTCCATACCGCCGACGGGGCCGTGGCCGGCACCGTGGCGATCTACCCCGACTCGACCCGCCCACCGACCACCATCCAACTCGCCATGATGGAGACCATCGCGCGACTCGCGTCGGTGGCGGTGGAGCACCGCCGCGTCGACGAGGAATTGCGGCTGCTGCAGGCGGCGATCGAGAACCTCAACGACATGGTGATGATCACCGAGGCCGGGCCGATGGACGAGCCCGGTTCGCGGATCCGATTCGTCAATCGAGCCTTCGAGCGCGTGACGGGGTGGCTCCGGAGCGATGTCATCGGCCGGTCACCGCGCTTTCTGCACGGCGACGTGACCGATCGGGCCACCCTGGACCGGGTGCGGACGGCGCTGGCGCAGTGGCAACCCGTGCGCGAGGAGCTGCAGAACGTTCGTCGCGACGGCACGCCGTTCTGGGTCGAGATGGACATTGCCCCCGTGGCGGACGCGACGGGATCATTCACCCACTGGGTGGCGGTCAATCGCGACATCACCGAGCGGCGGAATCTCGAGGAACAGCTGCGCGAATCGCAGAAGATGGAGGCGGTCGGTCGGCTCGCCGGCGGAATCGCCCACGACTTCAACAACATGCTGACGGCCATTTCCGGCTTCGCGGAGTTGCTCGCGCTGGACCTGCAGGACGCGACAGCCGAGGCCAAGTCGCACCTGCGGGAGATCGTGCGCGCCGCCACGCGCTCCGCGGAGCTGACGCGCAAACTGCTCGCCTTCTCGCGCAAGCAGCTCCTGCAACCGCGCACCATCGACCTCTCCGACGCGGTGCGCGAACTCAGCACACTGCTCGGGCGCATCGTCGGCGAATCGATCCACCAGCGACTGCGGTTGGCCGACGAGCAGGTCTGTGTGACTGTCGACCCAGGTCAGCTCGAGCAGGTGCTGTTGAATCTGGTCGTCAACGCCAAGGATGCGATGCCGACCGGTGGCTCGCTGCAGATCGAGACCGCCGAGGTCGTGCTCACGGACGACTTCGCGGCGAGCCATGTCGGGATCCCGCCGGGGACCTACGGGATGCTGGCGGTGACCGACACCGGCGTCGGCATTGATCCGGCGGTGCGGGCGCGGATCTTCGAGCCGTTCTTCACCACCAAGGCGGAGCACGGCGGTACCGGTCTTGGCCTCTCGACCGTGATCGGCATCGTGACCCAGAGCGGCGGCCATGTGGTCGTGGAGAGCGAGCTGGGCTCGGGGACGACCATGACGGTCTATTTCCCGCTGGTGGAGGCTCCGCCCACGCCGCAGGAGCCCGACGCGCCGCCCACCGCGGAGACCGGTTCTGGCACCATCCTCCTGGTGGAGGACGAGGAACTGCTCCGCTCGCTGGTGACGCGGATCTTCACGCGGGCCGGTTTCACTGTCTTGTCGGCGCCAGACGGCGAACAGGCGCTCGAGATAGCGGCGCAACACACCGGTCCGCTCGACTTGCTGCTGACCGACGTGGTGCTGCCGGGCATTAATGGACGGGTGGTGGCGGAGGGGGTGCACGCGCTCCGCCCGGACACGCTGGTCCTCTTCATGTCCGGATACACCGAGGACGCCATCGTCCATGATGGCGTCCTCGGCGGAGACATCAATTTTCTGGAGAAGCCATTCTCCCGGCAGGAGTTGCTGACCAAGGTGATGGCAATGCTCGGCGCGCGCTGA
- a CDS encoding D-alanine--D-alanine ligase, whose product MTASPLRILVLTGGSSAERDVAIASAAQVVTALRSRGHVVHVADTIEGVLDATAEARVLGGRVGTEPPDVGALEAEERRVLFAGLLDEPLIRQADVVFLALHGGRGEDGTIQHLLEVAGIPYTGSGPLASGLAMDKDVAKRLFETAGVPTAAWRMAPTDLTEAVASLGLPLVVKPSKQGSTVGLSVVREVAELVPAIAEAARHDDEVMLEAFVPGRELTVGILGDEALAVGEIIPKHELFDYECKYTPGMSEEIFPADIPETVTREAQRLGLLAHQALKLRGYSRVDFRLTAEGRLFCLEANTLPGMTATSLLPQSAKAAGIGFAELCERICRR is encoded by the coding sequence TCGCCTCGGCAGCTCAGGTGGTGACCGCGTTGCGCTCGCGAGGGCACGTCGTCCATGTCGCCGACACGATCGAGGGCGTCCTCGATGCCACGGCCGAGGCACGGGTCCTGGGAGGCCGGGTCGGCACCGAGCCACCCGACGTCGGTGCGCTCGAAGCCGAGGAGCGCAGGGTGCTCTTCGCCGGACTGCTCGATGAACCGCTGATCCGGCAAGCCGACGTCGTCTTCCTCGCCCTGCATGGCGGGCGCGGCGAGGACGGCACCATCCAGCACCTGCTCGAAGTGGCCGGAATCCCCTACACCGGTTCCGGGCCGCTTGCCTCGGGGTTGGCGATGGACAAGGACGTCGCGAAGCGACTCTTCGAGACTGCCGGGGTCCCCACCGCCGCCTGGCGGATGGCCCCGACCGACCTGACCGAGGCCGTCGCCTCGCTGGGCCTCCCGCTGGTGGTGAAGCCGAGCAAGCAGGGGTCGACGGTCGGATTGAGCGTGGTGCGCGAGGTGGCCGAACTCGTCCCCGCCATTGCGGAGGCGGCGCGCCATGACGACGAGGTCATGCTGGAGGCCTTCGTCCCGGGCCGGGAACTGACCGTCGGCATCCTGGGCGACGAGGCGCTCGCCGTCGGCGAGATCATCCCGAAGCACGAGTTGTTCGACTACGAGTGCAAATACACGCCAGGGATGTCGGAGGAGATCTTTCCGGCCGATATTCCAGAAACGGTCACCCGCGAGGCCCAGCGACTCGGCCTCCTGGCCCATCAGGCACTGAAACTGCGGGGCTATTCCCGGGTCGACTTCCGGCTCACAGCCGAAGGCCGCCTCTTCTGCCTCGAGGCCAATACCCTGCCGGGGATGACCGCCACCTCGCTGCTGCCGCAGTCGGCGAAGGCGGCGGGGATCGGGTTCGCGGAACTGTGTGAGAGGATTTGTCGTAGGTAG